A region from the Lutra lutra chromosome 1, mLutLut1.2, whole genome shotgun sequence genome encodes:
- the THUMPD3 gene encoding tRNA (guanine(6)-N2)-methyltransferase THUMP3 isoform X1: MSDVQEATKQLLDVNLHENWRAIQVTESGPRSESEHLQVTIGATVPTGFEQTAADEVREKLGSSCKISKDRGKIYFDISVESLAQVHCLRSVDNLFVVVKEFKDYQFKETKEEVLKDFEELAGKLPWSDPLKVWKINTSFKKKKTKRKKINQNSGREKIDNGQGDKTDEKEDKKGFTNNTLDSHILDYYENPAIKEEISTLVGDDLASSKDEKDEKEETHPKVLKFRVTCNRAGEKHCFSSNEAARDFGGAVQDYFKWKADMTNFDVEVLLNIHDNEIVVGIALTEESLHRRNITHFGPTTLRSTLAYGMLSLCFLFHSTHPWSYSSAQLEPIHTMTALWLCAPQPTDIIVDPMCGTGAIPIEGATEWSNCYHIAGDNNPLAVNRAANNISSLLTKSQIKEGKVSWSLPIDAVQWDICNLPLRTGSVDIIVTDMPFGKRMGSKKRNWNLYPACLREISRVCKPGTGRAALLTQDKKCFTKALSGMGHVWRKVHTVWVNIGGLHAAVYLLKRTPQAFVHPSEQDGERTPW; encoded by the exons ATGTCTGATGTTCAAGAAGCCACTAAGCAGCTCTTGGATGTGAACCTTCATGAGAACTGGAGGGCTATACAAGTGACAGAAAGTGGTCCCAGAAGTGAGTCTGAGCACCTCCAAGTCACTATTGGAGCCACTGTACCTACTGGTTTTGAGCAAACAGCTGCAGATGAAGTGAGAGAGAAATTGGGGTCATCATGCAAAATCAGCAAAGACCGGGGCAAGATATATTTTGACATTTCAGTGGAAAGTCTGGCTCAG gTTCATTGTCTGAGATCAGTTGATAACTTATTTGTGGTTGTTAAGGAGTTTAAAGATTACCAGTTCAAAGAAACAAAG GAAGaagttctcaaggattttgaagaaCTGGCTGGGAAGCTTCCATGGTCAGACCCTTTAAAAGTATGGAAAATTAACAccagtttcaagaaaaaaaaaacaaagcgcAAAAAGATAAATCAGAATTCAGGTAGAGAAAAGATTGATAATGGACAAGGAGACAAAACAGatgagaaagaggataaaaaaggATTCACTAATAATACCTTAGATTCCCATATCTTAGACTATTATGAAAATCCAGCCATCAAAGAAGAGATATCAACATTAGTAGGTGATGATTTGGCATCTTCCAAAGACGAgaaggatgaaaaagaagaaactcatCCTAAAGTGCTGAAGTTTAGAGTCACATGCAACCGGGCTGGAGAGAAACATTGCTTTTCCTCAAATGAGGCTGCAAGAGATTTTGGGGGTGCTGTTCAAGATTACTTTAAGTGGAAGGCTGACATGACCAACTTTGATGTGGAG GTTCTTTTGAACATCCATGATAATGAAATTGTTGTGGGCATTGCATTGACAGAAGAGAGTCTCCACCGAAGAAATATCACACATTTTGGACCTACAACTCTTAGATCTACTCTTGCCTATGGGATGCTTAG tcTTTGCTTCCTCTTTCACTCTACTCATCCATGGAGTTACAGTTCAGCACAATTGGAACCTATCCATACAATGACA GCATTATG gcTCTGTGCTCCTCAACCTACTGATATAATAGTTGATCCGATGTGTGGAACGGGAGCAATACCAATAGAG GGGGCTACTGAATGGTCTAACTGTTATCATATTGCTGGTGATAATAATCCGTTGGCTGTGAATAGAGCAGCAAATAACATCTCATCTTTATTGACCAAGAGCCAAATTAAAGAagg CAAAGTGTCCTGGAGCTTGCCCATAGACGCTGTTCAGTGGGATATCTGCAATCTGCCATTGAGAACTGGCTCTGTGGACATTATCGTGACAGACATGCCATTTGGAAAAAG GATGGGCTCCAAGAAGAGGAACTGGAACCTTTATCCAGCTTGCCTACGGGAGATAAGCCGTGTCTGTAAACCAGGGACAGGCCGAGCTGCACTACTTACTCAGGACAAGAAATGCTTTACCAAG GCATTATCTGGAATGGGACATGTTTGGCGGAAGGTACATACTGTCTGGGTGAACATAGGGGGTCTTCATGCAGCAGTTTATCTTCTGAAACGTACACCTCAAGCTTTTGTTCATCCTTCAGAACAAGATGGGGAAAGAACTCCTTGGTGa
- the THUMPD3 gene encoding tRNA (guanine(6)-N2)-methyltransferase THUMP3 isoform X2: MSDVQEATKQLLDVNLHENWRAIQVTESGPRSESEHLQVTIGATVPTGFEQTAADEVREKLGSSCKISKDRGKIYFDISVESLAQVHCLRSVDNLFVVVKEFKDYQFKETKEEVLKDFEELAGKLPWSDPLKVWKINTSFKKKKTKRKKINQNSGREKIDNGQGDKTDEKEDKKGFTNNTLDSHILDYYENPAIKEEISTLVGDDLASSKDEKDEKEETHPKVLKFRVTCNRAGEKHCFSSNEAARDFGGAVQDYFKWKADMTNFDVEVLLNIHDNEIVVGIALTEESLHRRNITHFGPTTLRSTLAYGMLRLCAPQPTDIIVDPMCGTGAIPIEGATEWSNCYHIAGDNNPLAVNRAANNISSLLTKSQIKEGKVSWSLPIDAVQWDICNLPLRTGSVDIIVTDMPFGKRMGSKKRNWNLYPACLREISRVCKPGTGRAALLTQDKKCFTKALSGMGHVWRKVHTVWVNIGGLHAAVYLLKRTPQAFVHPSEQDGERTPW; this comes from the exons ATGTCTGATGTTCAAGAAGCCACTAAGCAGCTCTTGGATGTGAACCTTCATGAGAACTGGAGGGCTATACAAGTGACAGAAAGTGGTCCCAGAAGTGAGTCTGAGCACCTCCAAGTCACTATTGGAGCCACTGTACCTACTGGTTTTGAGCAAACAGCTGCAGATGAAGTGAGAGAGAAATTGGGGTCATCATGCAAAATCAGCAAAGACCGGGGCAAGATATATTTTGACATTTCAGTGGAAAGTCTGGCTCAG gTTCATTGTCTGAGATCAGTTGATAACTTATTTGTGGTTGTTAAGGAGTTTAAAGATTACCAGTTCAAAGAAACAAAG GAAGaagttctcaaggattttgaagaaCTGGCTGGGAAGCTTCCATGGTCAGACCCTTTAAAAGTATGGAAAATTAACAccagtttcaagaaaaaaaaaacaaagcgcAAAAAGATAAATCAGAATTCAGGTAGAGAAAAGATTGATAATGGACAAGGAGACAAAACAGatgagaaagaggataaaaaaggATTCACTAATAATACCTTAGATTCCCATATCTTAGACTATTATGAAAATCCAGCCATCAAAGAAGAGATATCAACATTAGTAGGTGATGATTTGGCATCTTCCAAAGACGAgaaggatgaaaaagaagaaactcatCCTAAAGTGCTGAAGTTTAGAGTCACATGCAACCGGGCTGGAGAGAAACATTGCTTTTCCTCAAATGAGGCTGCAAGAGATTTTGGGGGTGCTGTTCAAGATTACTTTAAGTGGAAGGCTGACATGACCAACTTTGATGTGGAG GTTCTTTTGAACATCCATGATAATGAAATTGTTGTGGGCATTGCATTGACAGAAGAGAGTCTCCACCGAAGAAATATCACACATTTTGGACCTACAACTCTTAGATCTACTCTTGCCTATGGGATGCTTAG gcTCTGTGCTCCTCAACCTACTGATATAATAGTTGATCCGATGTGTGGAACGGGAGCAATACCAATAGAG GGGGCTACTGAATGGTCTAACTGTTATCATATTGCTGGTGATAATAATCCGTTGGCTGTGAATAGAGCAGCAAATAACATCTCATCTTTATTGACCAAGAGCCAAATTAAAGAagg CAAAGTGTCCTGGAGCTTGCCCATAGACGCTGTTCAGTGGGATATCTGCAATCTGCCATTGAGAACTGGCTCTGTGGACATTATCGTGACAGACATGCCATTTGGAAAAAG GATGGGCTCCAAGAAGAGGAACTGGAACCTTTATCCAGCTTGCCTACGGGAGATAAGCCGTGTCTGTAAACCAGGGACAGGCCGAGCTGCACTACTTACTCAGGACAAGAAATGCTTTACCAAG GCATTATCTGGAATGGGACATGTTTGGCGGAAGGTACATACTGTCTGGGTGAACATAGGGGGTCTTCATGCAGCAGTTTATCTTCTGAAACGTACACCTCAAGCTTTTGTTCATCCTTCAGAACAAGATGGGGAAAGAACTCCTTGGTGa